The proteins below are encoded in one region of Delphinus delphis chromosome 4, mDelDel1.2, whole genome shotgun sequence:
- the LOC132424022 gene encoding LOW QUALITY PROTEIN: small nuclear ribonucleoprotein Sm D1-like (The sequence of the model RefSeq protein was modified relative to this genomic sequence to represent the inferred CDS: substituted 2 bases at 2 genomic stop codons): MKLVRILMKLSHVTVTTELKNGTQVHGTITDRLPLDTLVMDVEPKVKSKKKEAVTGRGQGXGRGRGXGRGRGSPRR, translated from the exons ATGAAGCTCGTGAGAATTTTGATGAAATTGAGTCACGTAACTGTAACCACTGAATTAAAGAATGGAACACAGGTCCATGGAACAATCACAG ACAGGTTACCTCTAGATACACTTGTCATGGATGTTGAACCAAAGGTGAAATCTAAGAAAAAGGAAGCTGTTACAGGAAGAGGCCAAGGATGAGGAAGAGGACGTGgctgaggcagaggaagagggagtCCTAGGCGATAA